GGTGCAGCTGATCGAGGTCATGGCGAAGGCGCCGCCTTCGGCCGCCAGCCACTGCACGTCGTCGTCGGCCATGGAGCATGTGCGCTCGACGTCGACGTACTCGTCGTCGCCCTCGGGCAGGTGCAGCCCGTGCTCGTGCAGCGAGTCCAGTCCTCCGGCATGCGAGACGTCAACGTCCTCCGGCTCGTCGCCCGTCTCGGCGAACTCGGCGACGGACTCGAGGACATCGGCGCCGCGCACGGGCAGGTCGCCGCCGGCACGCTCGGCCACTCCGCCGTCGATGGCGGGTTCGACCAGCGGTGCGTCCTCCGACGGGTACACCGACAGCGACACCAGCCACGGTGATGACGCGTCTTCACGCGTCACCAGGTAGTAGCCCGCGCCGTCGGCCGGATCGCTCACCGCGACGAACCACATCGGGTACGCATCGAATCCCGGCGCCGCAACGATCGAGGGCGCGATGGTGAACGGCTCGATCGGATCCCGGCCCTGTACCTGCTGGATCTCGTAACCCATCTGGCTGGTCTGGAGCAGTGGGCCGGTCTCTACCGTGCTGATGAGTTCCGGATCCTGCTGGCTGTTGGCTTCGTTGTTGATCTCGGTGTAGTGCTCGAAGAACGCCTCGGCCGCATCCGGCGTCACGGCAGGCACCGTCGAGTGTGGCCCGGTTTCGGCCGTGCCCGGCAACTGGGCACATCCGGTGAGGAAGAGTGCCCCGGCACCGCCGATCACGGCCAGCCGGGGAAGCGTGCCTGGACGCTGGGGCGGTGTGGGAGGGGCCGGCGGTGGCTCCGGCGGCGACGGATCGGATTCGCCCAGCGTGGCCGCGAGATCGGTGTCAGTGTCGGTCTCGATGTCGGCGTCCAGGGCTCGCTCTTCGGCCCGGCGCCGTCGCCCGGCCCGCAACAGCAGGATCCCGCCGACGATGAAGATCACTCCGCCGGCCCCGACCAGCAACGCGGTCACGAAAAGCCCCTCGATCTCGGCGTCGACGAAGAGCTGGACCGTCACCGGCGTGCGCAGATCCGCGCTGGCCAGCACCAGCCGTACGGGTTCGTCGGTCATCTCGAAACTGATCTGCTGTGCGCCGGATCCGGTTGCGTGGTCGCGCCACCAATCGAGACCGGCAGGGTCGGCCCGGGGTGTTGTCTCACCGCCGCCGAGCACGCTGTGGGTGAGGCCGCCACGCCAGCCGATGCCGGTGATCTGCTCGACGGTCACGTCGTCGAGATAAGAGTCGACGTGTACCGGGTGGGCGATCCCGATGAACGTGGGAGCCTCGCCGGCGTCGGCCGTCACGTGGAGGGTGGGGCCAGTGGCATTCAGCGCCGACGGCGTGGTGGCAACCACCGCGGCGTCAGTGGTGATCTGCTCTTCGATGACCTCCACGGTGTTGTCCGGGCCGACGTAGGCTGCTGCCACGCCGCCGGCTACCAGGAGCGGGGCGCCGAGTACAAGCAGCAAGACGCCGAAGAACGTGCGCATGACCCTCCGAGGATGGTGAGCCCGAGATCTCGGGCGGTTTCAGTTGTCGAGGCCGAGCTCGCGCCACAACTTGGCCACGTGCCCGGTGGCCCGGACGTTGTACATAGCCTTGTTGATCACCCCGTCCGCATCGAGGACGAAGGTGGATCGGATGACGCCGTTCACGACCTTGCCGTAGAGCTTCTTCTCACCGTATGCGCCGTAGGCCTTGAGAACGTCGAGATTGGGGTCGGACAAGAGAGGGAAGGTGAGACCGTCCTGGTCGCGGAACTTCGCTAGTTTGTCCGGTTCGTCAGGGGAGATGCCGAGCACGGCATAGCCGGCGGACTGGAAAGAGGCCAGATTGTCCCGGAAATCGCAGGCCTGTTTGGTGCATCCGGGTGTCATCGCCGCCGGGTAGAAGTAAATGATCACGTTCTGGCCCCGGTACGAAGCGAGATCGACCGGCTCACCATCGGTGTCGGGAAGTGTGAAGGTGGGTGCGGGGTCGCCTGGGGAGAGTCGAGTATCGTTCACGGCTCTACGGTATCGAGCCGCGCCGAAATCCCAGCGATGGCGCGTCGGCGCCGATACGGTGGATCTACAACACGGCGGTGGGGATGCCGGCTCTTGAGTGAGCCCCGATTCCGCGCAGGCCGGTGAGAATTGAACTGGAGGTGGACGTGAGCACTCCCGAACCTGTGCTGCCCAAGTCGCGGCAGCCGGTGCGTGTTCAGGAAACGGCACAGGAGGAGTCCGATCGGCGTCCCAAGCGTTCGGTCGACGAGATCGAACAGGCGATGGCGGAGCGCAGCGAGAGACTGTCGCGCAACGTCGATGATCTGGTCAACCGGATGAAGCCCGGTCGGCTGGCACGAGACGGCGTGCAGCGTGTCGGTTCAGCGATGACCACCGAACAGGGCGGTCCGAGACTTGAAGTGATCGGCGCCGTCGCGGGCGCTGCGGTGGTCGCCGCGTTCGTCATCTGGAGGGCCCGCCGGCGGCGCTGAACACGGTGATGTGCTGATCCGATGCCCAAGCGCGTATCGTGTGGCGACGTGAGCACTGAGAACCCGGACAAGTTGCCTATCCGCATGCTGCACGACCGCGTGCTCGTCTCGCTCGATCACGAGGCCGGTGAGCGAAAGTCGTCCGCTGGAATCGTGATTCCCGCTACGGCGGCCATGGGACGGCGGTTGTCGTGGGCACGTGTAGTCGCGCTCGGATCCAACGTGCGTACCGTCGCTGCCGGAGACCGGGTGCTGTTCGACCCTGAAGACAAGGCCGAAGTCGAAGTCCGCGGCGAGACGTACATCCTTCTGCGCGAGCGTGACTTGCATGCCGTCGCCTCGGAGCGCCTGCCTGACGGCCAGACCGGACTGTATCTCTGACACGGGCCGCGCCGGTCACAATCGGGTCCGCGCCCGCACAGGCCTGACCCCAGGACGTTATTCCCCGTCTGCCTGGGCTTCTTGCTTGCCCAGGCAGAGCAGCAACTCGATGAGTGACAGGTTGAGATCGAGACAGATCTGCTCGTTGTCCGTCGTCTCCGTCGGCGTGGGGGTGGGGGTGGGCGTAGGGGAAGGGGTGTTTGGCGGCGTGAGGGTGCGCGTGGGCTCGGGGCTCTTGGGGGTTTCGGTCGGCCGTGGGTCCTCAGGCGGATCGGACTCTTCTGGTGAGTTGTCCTCCGAAGGGGGATCAACGGGTGGTGAGTCGCGACCGTCGTCGGTCCCGGAGTTGAACGACGTACTGTTCTCCGACCCGGAGTTTCCCGAGCCGTTCCCACCGGTGCGGCCGGAGTCGGACGAGCCCCTGGAACTGTCTCCGCGGGTGGTGTCGTCCGGATCCTGACCCTGCGCCGGCTGTCCGTCTCCGCCGTCGGCGCTGCCTTGTTCACTACCCCCCTCGGCCGCCGGGGGCAGCGTAGGCTCGCCGGTCGGCTCGGAGCCGTCCGAGGCGTGGGGCGGGGCCGGGGTTCCAGTAGCCGTCGGATCGGAGCCGACGGCGGGATCAACGGCTGCGTGAGTGGTGACGAAGTGGGTGCCGCTGGCGATGCGGTCTTCGGTGCTGGGCACGACGAGATTACCCAGGGTGATGCCGATGGCGGCGCCGACCACGCAGGCCACTGCGGCGGGATGTCTGCGACCTTTGGCTGCGAACCAGCTCAAAGCGATCGAGAGCCGACCGTCGCGGGCGTGGGCGCCGGGCTCATGACCGAAATGAGGGCGGCGCTCGTTCTGGTGGCCGTGCACTGGCGGGCTGATGGAACCGGAGTCCTTTCCTGTCCTGCGGTGATCGTCTCCGGTGTGATGTGCCCGGGCGACATGATCAACCTACTCGCGCGACAGCGTACCGACTCCGAGTTGCCGCCGAATATGGGGTGATCGGCCGATTTTTCGAGGCTATCCGCATGGTGCGACGTCGCAACCGGCCGGGCGGCACAAAAACAGGCCGCATGGCCTAGTATTAGGCCATGCGAACTGAAAGTAGTCCGCGTGGCCGGAAGCGGTCGTCGTTCATCGAACAAGCGCGCCGTGCGCAGATCATCGAAGCGGCGACGGAAACAGTGGCCGAGGTCGGCTACTCCCGGGCCTCGCTAGCCGAGATCGCCCAGCGCGCCGGGATCAGCAAGAGCGTCATCTCGTACCACTTCGAGGGCAAGGACGAGCTACTCGAACAGGTGGCCGCGCGGCTCTTCGAGGAGACCTGGGCCTACATGGAGCCGCGGGTCTACGGCGAAACCTCCGCTGGGGCGCAGATCAGGGAGTGGGTCCGCTCTCAGTTGTCGTTTTTCAGCTCGCACCGGGTCTCGTTCCTCGCCATGGTGGAGATCGTCACGCACTACCAGCCAAAAGAGGGCAGCAGTCCATTTGCGCAGGCCATCGAAGAAGAGGCCGCGGAACTGGCCCGGATCCTGCGAAAGGGACAACAAGATGGAGAGTTCCGTGACTTCGATCCCCGGGCCGTGGCGGTGATCATCGGTCAAGCCGTCGAGGGTGCGCTCGGCCAGTGGATCGCCGACGACACGATCGACCTGGATACACATGCCCTGGCTCTCGTGGATTTCATCGACCACGCAATCCGTTCGGAAAGAGGATGACCCACATGCCCACGCCACAGCTTCGTCCACCCAAGCATCGAGTCGAACGACGAGCCATTGTGTGGTGGACACTGCAGTCGGCGCTGTTTGCCGGCCCGATCCTGATAGGGCTGATCATCGCGTATGCCCTCTGGGAGGACGCCCGTCCGTGGCTGATCATCCTCCTGATCGGCGCTGGTGTGCTGGCCTTCATCGGCATCGTCGTGGAGCCGTGGTGGCGCTTTGCTGTGCATCGGTGGGAGGACACTGATCAAGCCGTCTACGCTCTGACCGGATGGGTCGTGCGGGAATGGCGGGTCGCTCCGTTGTCGCGCATCCAGACGGTCGACGCGGTGCGGGGACCACTAGAGCAGCTGCTCGGGTTGTCGACGCTCAGGGTGACCACGGCGTCGTCCAGCGGCGCCATCAACATCGGCGGGCTCGACAAGGACGTAGCCGAACAAGCGGCCGAGCGTCTCACCACGATCGCGCAGATCACACCCGGGGATGCGACATGACCGAGCAGTTGCCCAAGTTCAACGACTACGCCCCGCCGGTCCCGGCGCAGAGCCCGCAGAATCGGTCCGACGGCTGGCAACGTCTGCACGTCAGGATGATCTGGGTGGACGCGATCCAGAGCGTGCTGTCGTTGACCCCGGCCGCGCTGGCGATATGGGTGTTCGGGGTGGAGCCGAGTCTGGGCAGCATGTGGCCGGTCATCGCGGTGGCCGTATTCGGTCTTGCCGGAGCGATCGGCGATGCTGTGCGGTGGGTGTTCACTCGCTACCGGGTGACGCCGGACTATGTCGAACGACGCACCGGGTTGCTCGTGCGCAGCTACCGGTCGGTTCGCCGGGACCGGATCCGCAGCGTGGATTCCACGGCGAAGCTCCGCCACCGGCTGGCCGGGCTCAGAGTGGTCGAGATCGGTGCCGGGCAGCAGACCGCTGCGAACGAGTCCGCCTTCAGCTTGGACGCCATCTCCAAGGCCGAGGCCGAGGCGCTCCGGCACGAGCTGTTGTGGGGACGCAAACAGCAGAGCGACCCGGCGCAGGCGGTCGCCCGCCCGGCCGGCGCACCCACGGCCGACAGCGAAATCATTCTCAGCCCCGACCCTGCTGAGCAGGTCTTCGCGCGATTGCGGCCTTCCTGGGTCATCTTCAACATGTTCAACATCTGGGCCTACCTCTTGGCAGCGGGTCTTCTGTGGGGCGGTTACTGGCTGGCGACGACGTTCGGGCTGGATGTGGCCGACTTCGTGCAGGGGGCGGCGGACTGGGAAGCACTGGGGTGGGGATGGACCATCGCGATCGGAGTTGCCGTCACCGGAGCCATCGGTGTCGTCGGCATGGCGGTCGTGTTCTTCACCGAGAACTGGAACTTCGAACTCGCGAGAGTCCCGGGGGAGAAGGGCACGCTGCTGCGCACCAGGCAAGGGCTGTTCAAGACGCGGGAAATCAACCGGGACGACAACCGCCTGCGCGGTGTCGAGATCGCCGAGCCGCTGCTGTGGCGGTGGATGGGGATGGCGGATACCACCATCATCACCACCGGGTTGGACGGGTCGGTGATGTCGAGTGCCACGACCATAGTGCCGCGTGGCCCAGTCGATGTTGCCCGGGTGGTGGCAGCCAGCATTCTGAACAAGACTCCGAACCCGCTGGAGACACCGCTGGAACGGCACCCCCGGGCCGCGTTGCGCCGTCGGCTGGTGTGGGCGTCGCTGACGGTCGCCGGGGTTGCTGGGGTGCTGGTCTGGCTGGCGGCTACCGACGTCGTTCCCTGGTGGTCGGTGGCGTTCGCCGCGGCATTCTTGCCCATCGCGCTGTGGGGCGCTTGGGTGGCCTATCGTGCGCTGGGTCATGCCATCAGCGGCGAATACCTGGTGGTCCGGTCCGGACTGCTGAGCCGATCCACTGCCGCGCTGCAGCGAAAGTCCGTGAGCACCGTCGCCATCCGGGAGTCCGTGCTGCAGCGCCGGCTCGGTCTCAAGACGGTTGCGGCGATGACGGCCGCCGGCTGGGGCATTTACGAGGCTGCCGACCTCCGGGCCGGTGAAGCAGTGCCGTTCGCGCTGGACGCAGCTCCGGGCCTGCTGGAGCCGTTCCTCGTGCGCGACTAGACGCAAGCCGCGCCCGTCCAGCCACGGCGCCTGCAACGGTCGGCCGGTATGTTGATTGGACGATCGTCGACGCGAGGCAGAAGGGGAGACGAGCGATGGGCCCCATTGATTCGTTCCAGGCGGCGCGCGACCTGCTGTTCGAGCATCGCGGCGACCATGAGCGGGCCAAGGCGCAATTCCGTTGGCCCGAACTCGGCGAGTTCAACTGGGCGCTCGACTGGTTCGATCACGTGGCCGACTCCAGGAGTGACCAAACGGCCTTGTGGGTCGTCGGCACGGACGGCCACGAAACGAAACGGACTTTCTCGGAGCTGACCATACGGTCCAATCAGGTGGCGAACTTCCTCCGGGAATCCGGGGTACGGCGCGGCGACCGGGTCTTGGTGATGCTGGGTAACGTGGCGCCGCTGTGGGAGATCATGCTGGCGCTGACCAAACTGGGGGCCGTAGTCATCCCGGCCACCACGCTGCTCGGAACCGACGACGTGGCCGACCGGCTTGAACGGGGCGATGTGCGCCACGTGATCACCGACGTGACCCAGACGGACAAGTTCAGCGGGCCGAGCGCCGGCTTCCAGCGGATCGTGGTGGACGCGGAGGCGGCGGGCTGGACGACGTTGGCTCACGCCGACGACGCGCCGGTCGTCTTCGAACCCACCGGTCCTACCCAGGCGTCGGACCCGTTGTTCCTCTACTTCACCTCCGGCACAACGTCTAAGCCGAAACTGGTGGAGCACACCCACGCCAGCTACCCCGTCGGGCACCTTTCCACCATGTACTGGATCGGCTTGCAGCCAGGGGACATCCACCTAAACGTCAGCTCCCCAGGCTGGGCAAAACATGCGTGGAGCAACTTCTTCGCGCCGTGGAACGCTGAGGCCACCGCGCTGGTTTTCAACTTCGCGAGGTTCGATGCCGCCGCGTTACTCGACGTGCTGGCCCGTTGCGAGGTCACGACGTTCTGTGCGCCGCCCACGGTGTGGCGCATGCTCATTCAGCAGGATCTCAACCGGTGGGACACATCGCTGCGGGAGGTGATCGGCGCCGGCGAACCGTTGAATCCTGAGGTCATCGAGCAGGTGCGCCGGTCGTGGGGACTGACGATCCGCGACGGATACGGTCAGACGGAGACAACAGCACTGGTCGGCAACTCCCCGGGGATGGTGGTCAAGCCAGGCTCGATGGGCCGGCCGCTGCCTGGCTACGACGTCGTCCTGCTGGATCCGGACGGAAACCCGGCAGCCGAGGGCGAGGTCGCACTCGACCTGACCGAACGCCCGCTCGGCCTGATGACCGGCTATCAGGACGCCGAGTCCGGATCTGCTGATGCGGCGGCCGGCGGGTACTACCGGACCGGCGACGTCGCCTCCCGTGACGCGGACGGATACTTGACGTACGTGGGGCGCGCGGACGATGTCTTCAAGGCCTCCGACTACCGGATCAGCCCGTTCGAGTTGGAGAGCGTCCTGATCGAGCACGAGGCCGTGGCCGAAGCCGCGGTAGTGCCCTCGCCGGACGCGCTGCGGCTAGCGGTGCCCAAGGCATTCGTGGTGCTGGCCGAGGGGCATCCGGCCACGGCGGATACGGCCGAGGCGATTCTGAGTTTTTGCCGGAAACGTCTCGCTGCGTTCAAGCGGATACGCCGAGTCGAGTTCGGCGAGCTGCCCAAGACCATCTCGGGAAAGATCAGGCGAGTGGAGCTGCGGACCGCTGAGCTGGATCGAGGCCCCGGTGAGGCTCGTCGTCCGGGCGAGTACTGGGAAGAGGACTTCGTCGACAGCCGACGTTAGGAGCCGACAAGCACACCGGCGCCGGAGTCCGCGGACGGGCTCCGCGCTTCCACTTCGACGGTCATGACGCCCACGATCCGGCGGAGTCTGGCGGCGACCCGCTGAACGTGCCAGTTGGCGGCGCCACTTTCAGTACGGCCGACCCGGACCGTGACGTTGATCACTCCCTCTGCTGACTCCGAGAACGAGAATCCGATGACCGGGTGTGGGTTGAGCACTGCCGTCAGGCGGGCCAGCATCCCGGAACTGGCCGTAGCTTCGAGGCGTAGCGTGGTTGACTCCGCGGGGTGGGTGGTCGTCGGGTTCATCGAAACTCCTGGGGTGAAGGAGGACACCAGAACGCAAAAAACCCTCCGCAGGATGCGAAGGGTTTGCGCGCCGGGGCCGTTGGGCGGGGCCGGCGCGCCTAGATAATGATCCGAGGTGTGAACATTGGACACGAGAGTGCCACAGAACGTAAAGATGGCGGATAGGCCGACCGCATACTGGACGCGTAGCAACATCCGCAAGGCGAAATGGTGCGCCATCAGGGACTCGAACCCCGAACCCACTGATTAAGAGTCAGTTGCTCTGCCAATTGAGCTAATGGCGCAAACGCCGAAATCTTAGCACCGGCGGTGGTCGTTGCGGAAATCGTATGGACACCGGGTGCCGACCGGGCGGCGACGGGCTTGTGGCACTGTTGTCACATGGCAAATCAGCCCAGCCGACGTGAATACGACCTGGACATCCCCACTGACGTCGAGTCCGGCATCTATGCCGACTTCGCGTCGATCTGGCATACGCCCGACGCATTCGTGCTTGACTTCGCTGTGGTCAAGCGGCCCCCGCGCTCCACGGTCGACGACGAGGGAAACCGGGTGACCAAGGTACCCACGCGGGTGGTCACCAGAGTACGGATCCCACCGAGCCAAGTGTTCGAGATCATGAAGGGGCTCGAGAAGCAGTTGTCGATGTGGGAGCGTAGCTACGGCAAGAAGCAGCGACCCCCTGAGGGTTCCTGAGCGGACGCTAGAGGTACTGGCCGGTGTTCCCCCGAGTCTTCCACCGGCCGGAGGCCGCGACGGCGTGAAGGTCGTCCGCGGTGAACGAGTCTCCATGCTCGAGTACGGCGCGGCGGACAATCTCGCGTAGATCCGCACCCGTCACGTCGGGGACGGCTCGCGCAACCCGGCCGACGTCCAGGTCCAGGCCGATCGAATCGAGATATCGGCCGAGAATCGCGGCTCGGCCCGCTTCGTCCGGTGCCGGAAGCGTGAGAATCGTGTCGAAGCGGGCTGACCGTTGCGCCGCCGGGTCGATGCCGCGTGGGTTGTTCGTGGTGGCAACCGTCAGTACGTCGCGACGGCGTTTGGCGCCGTCGACGGCAGCCAGGAAATCCGCCAGAGTGCGCGTTCGCGCGTGTTGTTGCCGGTTGCCGACGACGAGGTCGATGTCTTCGAGTACAACGACGGCCGGGCCCAGGTGATCGAGTTCGTCATAGAGGGCGAGAACATCTGTTGCGACGGTGGCGGCGTCGGCGAAGATCACCGTGAAGCGGCCGGCGAGCTCGGCCGCAAGCACACGGGCAAGGTTGGTCTTGCCCACTCCGGGCTGTCCTACCAGTAGGAGGCCGCGCGTCGTGCCGAGGCCGAGACGGTCCAGAGTTGCACGGCGGTGTGTCATCGAGGCGACGCACAGGTCGAGCTCGCGCCAGATCGCCTCCGGCAGGATCAGCTGTTCGCGCTGGTCCACGGGTAGGGGGAGAGGCGTGAATGTGAGGCTGTTCGATGCGAGCTTCGCCTGCAACACCCGGCCGCGAAGCGGATTGTCCTCGCCTGCGGCGCGGTCGAGCAGTCCTTGGAGGATCTCGACGCCCGCGCCTTGCTCGGAGCGGAGGGTGTAGACGCGCAGGTGCTGGTCGAACGCGTCATCGAAGATCGAGACGCAGGCGTCGACCGATGCGAGCGTTCCCGCCGGGAAGTGGATGACCATCCTGACGGGAACGGACAAGGCTTCTGCGCCACCGGCGTCGAAAGGCGCCCACATCGGCGGATCGCCATGTCCGGGGCCACCGATGGTGATGTCGTCGTGTCGGGCCATGGTGTTGCCGAGGATCAGGCCTGCCACCCGGAGGAGTGTTCTCGTCGGGCGGCTGTCCGCGGAGGCAAGTTCGTCCCTGGAAGCGCCGAGGGCCCGCCCGGCCCACGACGCCGGATTGTCGCGCTCTCGCGAGGCATGGCCCAGCAGGCGGGCGATGGCCTGGATCGTTTCTCGCGAACCGTACGGAAGGTCCGCCATCCAAGCCGGTGGCTGCTGGCTGGTATCGAGGCTGAGGGCAGTGCTGGACGTCACGGGAGACGACGTTAGCGGCCGGAGATCGCGATAAGCCGGAAGCCGGTGTGCGATGCCGAGACGTTACCGGTTGATGCTCCAGGCGTGACCGGATTGCTCAAGTGCGCAGTTGACGCGACGGGGAGTGCGGTGTGCCGCGGACCGCCCTTTCTGCATCTTCTTCGGCGTCCAGGCGGGCCAGTACCTGGGTGGCGATGGCTTCCAGCGTCTTGAGCTGCTCCGGCGTCAGATCATCGATGAACAGCCTTCGGACGGTCTCGACGTGCAGCGGGGCGGCCGCCTCGATGGCACGCCGGCCGCACTCGGTGATGACGACGAACGCGCTGCGTCCGTCTTCGGGACACTCCACCCTTTTGACCAGCCCGCGCCGTTCCATCCGGGTGACATGGTGTGAGACTCGGCTCTTCTCCCAATGCAGCCCGTGTGCGAGCTGAGATGCTCGGAGCTGGCCCTCCGGGACATCGGTCAGAAGCACCAGAACCGCGAAGTCAGACAGCGAAAGCTGCGAATCGGTCTGAAGCTGCCGGTTGAGTTGCGCGTTCAGTTTGGCCTGCATGCGAACGTAGCTTCTCCAGGCCCGCTGCTCAGCCTCATCCAGCCATCTCGGATCGCTCACAGGGGAGACTTTAGCAGAAAGGTTGACACGTCACCTAAAACGAGTATTGTGTGACACGTCAACCAATTTGAACGCAGCGACATGAGGAGTAACGAGCAATGACTGACTTCACCGCTCTGACCGGCCAGTACACCATCGACCCCGAACACTCCCGGCTCGGCTTCGTGGCCCGGCACGCGATGGTTACCAAGGTGCGCGGTTCGTTCAACGCTTTCACCGGAATCATCAATGTCGACGGCGCGAACCCGGAGAACTCGAGTGCCCAGGTCGCCATCGAGACCGGCAGCATCGACACTCGCAACGAACAGCGCGACGGCCACCTGCGGGCCAACGACTTCCTCGACATCGAGAAGTACCCGGAGATCACCTTCGCTTCCACGTCGGTGAAGCTGGTGGATGACAGCACCGTAGAGGTGACGGGTGATCTGACCATCAAGGACGTCACCAAGTCCATCACCATCCCCTTCGAGTACGGCGGCGCTGCCACCGACCCGTTCGGCAACTTCCGGATCGGCTTCGAGGGCGCCCACACCATCGACCGCAAGGACTACAACGTCACGTGGAATGCCGCACTTGAGGCCGGTGGTGTTCTGGTGAGTGACAAGGTCACGCTGGAGTTCGAGGTTTCCGCCGTCAAGAACGCCTCCTGAGAACCCGAACGCCTCAGCTGTTGGGGGAAGTGTCATGAGTACTGTCGCCCCGCACGGTCTGCATCACGTGACGGCGATCGCGGGCGAGCCGCAGCGCAACGTCGATTTCTATACGAATGTCCTCGGCCTGCGGCTCGTCAAGCAGACGGTGAACTTCGACGCTCCGGATACGTACCACCTGTATTACGGCGACGAAGCAGGCCGCCCATCCAGTGTGCTGACGTTCTTCCCCTGGCGCGGTGTGCCGGCAGGGCGCAACGGCATTGGCATGGCCACGTCCACCGCCTTCAGCGTGCCTGAGGGTTCGGTTGGATGGTGGCATGCCCGGCTGAAAGCGCACGAGGTCCCGGTCGAAGCGCCCTACAGCCGGGACGGCGAAGACGTCGTCACCTTCCGTGATCCGGACGGAATGGTGATCGACCTCGTCGCCGCGCCCGGCGACGCCCGCTCCGGATGGGACGGCGTGGCCAGCATCCCAGCCGACCGTGCGGTCCGGGGTCTGCACGCGGTGACCATGAGTCAGCGGCTGCTCGACCCGACGGCCGACATGCTCACCTCCCGTCTCGGAATGCATCTCGGCGGTGAGGAGGGCGCCAGGGCGCGGTTCACGATGGCGGAGGGCAGCTCCGGGGCCCTCGTCGATGTCGCGGCCGTCGATGACGACCGTGGTCTCCAGGCAGGCGGCACCGTTCACCATGTCGCGTTCCGGGCACCAGATCTTGCGACCATGACACGGTGGCGGGATGAGCTGGTGGACGCCGGTGTGAGCGTCACCGAGATCATGGACCGCCAGTACTTCATGTCGATCTATTTCCGGGAGCCCGGAGGAGTCCTCTTCGAGATCGCCACGGACACCCCGGGCTTCGACATCGACGAACCGTTGCTGGAGCTGGGCCGCTCGCTCAAGCTGCCGCCCTGGCTGGAGCCCAGCCGGGAAGCGATTCAGGCGTCGTTGCCGCCGCTGGAGATCGTCCCGTGACCACGCCAGACGGCGCGCCACAGGTAGGAAGTTCGCTGGCCCGGCCCCACGTATGGCAGCCGGGTCGCGCGGGTCCACCGTTGCTCCTGCTGCATGGCACGGGAGACAACGAGCATGGGCTTCTCGAGTTGGGGGAGCATCTCGCTCCCGGTTCCCCTCTTCTCTCGCCGCGCGGAACCGTGCTCGAAGGAACTATGCCGCGGCACTTCCGCAGG
This sequence is a window from Phytoactinopolyspora mesophila. Protein-coding genes within it:
- a CDS encoding AAA family ATPase — its product is MTSSTALSLDTSQQPPAWMADLPYGSRETIQAIARLLGHASRERDNPASWAGRALGASRDELASADSRPTRTLLRVAGLILGNTMARHDDITIGGPGHGDPPMWAPFDAGGAEALSVPVRMVIHFPAGTLASVDACVSIFDDAFDQHLRVYTLRSEQGAGVEILQGLLDRAAGEDNPLRGRVLQAKLASNSLTFTPLPLPVDQREQLILPEAIWRELDLCVASMTHRRATLDRLGLGTTRGLLLVGQPGVGKTNLARVLAAELAGRFTVIFADAATVATDVLALYDELDHLGPAVVVLEDIDLVVGNRQQHARTRTLADFLAAVDGAKRRRDVLTVATTNNPRGIDPAAQRSARFDTILTLPAPDEAGRAAILGRYLDSIGLDLDVGRVARAVPDVTGADLREIVRRAVLEHGDSFTADDLHAVAASGRWKTRGNTGQYL
- a CDS encoding MarR family transcriptional regulator: MSDPRWLDEAEQRAWRSYVRMQAKLNAQLNRQLQTDSQLSLSDFAVLVLLTDVPEGQLRASQLAHGLHWEKSRVSHHVTRMERRGLVKRVECPEDGRSAFVVITECGRRAIEAAAPLHVETVRRLFIDDLTPEQLKTLEAIATQVLARLDAEEDAERAVRGTPHSPSRQLRT
- a CDS encoding YceI family protein is translated as MTDFTALTGQYTIDPEHSRLGFVARHAMVTKVRGSFNAFTGIINVDGANPENSSAQVAIETGSIDTRNEQRDGHLRANDFLDIEKYPEITFASTSVKLVDDSTVEVTGDLTIKDVTKSITIPFEYGGAATDPFGNFRIGFEGAHTIDRKDYNVTWNAALEAGGVLVSDKVTLEFEVSAVKNAS
- a CDS encoding ring-cleaving dioxygenase, whose protein sequence is MSTVAPHGLHHVTAIAGEPQRNVDFYTNVLGLRLVKQTVNFDAPDTYHLYYGDEAGRPSSVLTFFPWRGVPAGRNGIGMATSTAFSVPEGSVGWWHARLKAHEVPVEAPYSRDGEDVVTFRDPDGMVIDLVAAPGDARSGWDGVASIPADRAVRGLHAVTMSQRLLDPTADMLTSRLGMHLGGEEGARARFTMAEGSSGALVDVAAVDDDRGLQAGGTVHHVAFRAPDLATMTRWRDELVDAGVSVTEIMDRQYFMSIYFREPGGVLFEIATDTPGFDIDEPLLELGRSLKLPPWLEPSREAIQASLPPLEIVP